In a single window of the Niabella ginsenosidivorans genome:
- a CDS encoding LIC11966 family surface protein, giving the protein MKRTMLIVLCAIMLGSCGLNQKKAVDYNNSLVKIQQEAGLTIVNAENQINTAITGGDSAKAGRLMRETANFVRNAQKKLDSVKYEGEDFGMKAALAETLAFMNQVYAKDYQQWLRLQFAANPNPADLQKAQALMAGDHEKGTDLDKKFLSAQEQFAKNHNIRLIRQNLLK; this is encoded by the coding sequence ATGAAAAGAACAATGCTAATCGTATTATGCGCCATTATGCTGGGCTCCTGTGGCCTTAACCAGAAAAAAGCAGTTGATTATAACAATAGCCTGGTAAAAATACAACAGGAGGCAGGTCTTACAATAGTAAATGCTGAAAATCAAATAAACACCGCTATTACCGGTGGGGACAGTGCCAAAGCCGGCCGGCTGATGAGAGAAACGGCAAACTTTGTAAGGAATGCTCAAAAAAAGCTGGACAGCGTAAAATATGAAGGGGAAGATTTTGGAATGAAAGCTGCATTGGCAGAAACCCTTGCGTTTATGAACCAGGTATATGCAAAAGACTATCAGCAGTGGCTGCGCCTGCAATTTGCAGCTAATCCTAACCCTGCTGATCTGCAAAAAGCCCAGGCACTGATGGCGGGCGATCATGAAAAAGGTACAGACCTTGATAAAAAATTCTTATCCGCACAGGAACAATTTGCCAAAAATCACAATATCCGGCTGATCCGGCAGAACCTGCTGAAATAA
- the gyrB gene encoding DNA topoisomerase (ATP-hydrolyzing) subunit B: MSEALQGTETMETPAYGADSIQVLEGLEAVRKRPAMYIGDIGVKGLHHLVYEVVDNSIDEALAGYCKNIVVTIHEDNSISVEDDGRGIPTGINQKQGVSALQVAMTVLHAGGKFDKGSYKVSGGLHGVGVSCVNALSTKMHTIVYREGKIFEQEYHIGVPDYPVREVGTTEKHGTYQHFWPDGSIFMTTEYKREILEGRLRELSYLNKGISITLIDQREKDEQGEVVKKVFYSEGGIVEFVEMLDKSAGRNGLIPNALSVDGHDENSNVAVEVALTYNDSFSEHIYSYVNNINTIEGGTHVTGFRQALTRVFKTYGDKNGFFEKAKVAIEGDDFREGLSAIISVKVPEPQFEGQTKTKLGNSEVSGVVQTTVARVLEAFLEENPKDAKNIINKVILAAQARAAARKARDLVQRKSVLSGGGLPGKLADCSDRDPERCELYLVEGDSAGGTAKQGRDRSFQAILPLRGKILNVEKAMEHKIYENEEIRNIYTALGVTVGTPDDPKALNLEKLRYHKLIIMTDADVDGSHIATLILTFVYRYMKELVEQGYVYLAQPPLYLVKKGKEAAYAYDEEQRKALVERLGGGREDSVNIQRYKGLGEMNAEQLWETTMDPDRRTLKQVTIESAAEADRVFSMLMGDEVAPRREFIETNAKYAKLDI, encoded by the coding sequence ATGAGCGAAGCATTACAAGGAACTGAAACCATGGAAACACCAGCCTATGGCGCAGATAGTATACAGGTACTGGAGGGGTTAGAGGCAGTACGTAAACGCCCGGCGATGTATATCGGTGATATTGGCGTTAAAGGCTTGCATCACCTGGTTTACGAGGTGGTAGACAACTCCATCGATGAAGCGCTGGCCGGTTATTGTAAAAATATTGTTGTTACCATACATGAAGATAATTCCATTTCTGTGGAAGATGATGGCCGGGGTATTCCCACAGGCATTAATCAAAAGCAGGGAGTAAGCGCCTTGCAGGTAGCTATGACGGTGTTGCATGCGGGCGGTAAGTTTGATAAAGGGTCTTACAAAGTATCCGGTGGTTTGCATGGTGTAGGTGTCAGTTGCGTAAATGCATTGAGCACAAAAATGCACACCATTGTTTACAGGGAGGGAAAGATCTTTGAACAGGAGTACCACATTGGCGTACCGGATTATCCGGTGCGTGAGGTAGGTACTACAGAAAAGCACGGAACCTACCAGCATTTCTGGCCCGACGGGTCTATTTTCATGACCACAGAGTATAAGCGTGAGATCCTGGAAGGACGCCTGCGGGAGCTGTCTTACCTGAATAAGGGCATTTCTATTACGCTAATTGACCAGCGCGAAAAAGATGAACAGGGAGAGGTGGTAAAGAAAGTGTTTTACAGCGAGGGAGGGATTGTGGAGTTTGTAGAAATGCTGGATAAAAGCGCGGGCAGAAATGGACTGATCCCGAATGCATTAAGTGTTGACGGCCATGATGAAAACAGTAATGTTGCCGTTGAGGTGGCGCTTACCTATAATGATTCCTTTAGTGAGCACATTTATTCGTATGTAAACAACATCAATACTATTGAAGGAGGCACCCATGTAACCGGTTTCAGGCAGGCGCTGACCAGGGTTTTTAAAACATATGGGGATAAGAATGGCTTTTTTGAAAAAGCCAAAGTGGCAATAGAGGGGGACGATTTCCGTGAAGGGCTGAGCGCTATTATTTCTGTAAAAGTACCGGAACCCCAGTTTGAAGGCCAAACGAAAACCAAACTTGGGAACAGCGAGGTAAGCGGTGTTGTCCAAACCACTGTGGCCCGCGTGCTGGAAGCCTTTCTGGAAGAGAATCCCAAAGATGCAAAGAACATTATTAATAAAGTGATTCTGGCGGCTCAGGCCAGGGCGGCGGCAAGGAAGGCAAGAGACCTGGTACAACGTAAATCTGTTTTGAGCGGCGGGGGGTTACCCGGGAAACTGGCAGACTGTTCCGACCGAGACCCTGAGCGCTGCGAGCTGTACCTGGTGGAGGGAGACTCTGCCGGCGGAACCGCCAAACAAGGCCGCGACAGGAGCTTCCAGGCGATTCTTCCGCTGAGGGGAAAGATCCTGAACGTGGAAAAAGCAATGGAGCATAAGATCTATGAAAACGAGGAAATCAGGAATATCTATACGGCTTTGGGCGTAACCGTGGGCACACCGGATGATCCCAAAGCTTTAAATCTTGAGAAACTGCGTTATCACAAGCTGATTATTATGACAGATGCCGATGTGGACGGAAGCCATATTGCCACATTGATCCTGACCTTTGTATACCGGTACATGAAAGAACTGGTGGAGCAGGGATATGTATACCTGGCCCAGCCACCGCTATACCTGGTAAAGAAAGGAAAAGAAGCAGCCTATGCTTATGACGAAGAGCAGCGCAAAGCGCTGGTAGAACGTTTAGGTGGTGGAAGAGAAGATTCTGTAAATATTCAGCGATATAAAGGGTTGGGAGAAATGAATGCGGAACAGTTATGGGAAACAACCATGGACCCGGACAGGAGAACGTTGAAGCAGGTTACTATTGAAAGCGCTGCTGAAGCAGACCGGGTATTCAGTATGCTGATGGGCGATGAAGTAGCCCCCCGCCGGGAATTTATTGAAACCAATGCAAAGTATGCAAAACTGGATATCTAA
- a CDS encoding DoxX family protein produces MKTTKILYWTFTGLIVLMDGVIPALTSHTELAKQGISHLGYPDYFRVLLTVFKISGAIVLAVPFFKGRIKEWAYAGFTFNFISAAVSHTVVDGFNGQAVFPLVALVLLAASYYCYHQLRRAVPVRGHNTVHYSVG; encoded by the coding sequence ATGAAAACAACAAAAATTCTTTACTGGACATTTACCGGTCTTATTGTATTAATGGATGGCGTGATACCTGCGCTCACTTCTCATACGGAGCTGGCTAAGCAGGGCATCAGTCATTTGGGATATCCGGATTATTTCCGGGTGCTGTTAACCGTTTTTAAAATATCCGGTGCTATTGTGCTTGCAGTTCCTTTTTTTAAAGGTCGCATAAAAGAATGGGCATACGCAGGTTTTACATTTAATTTTATCAGTGCTGCCGTTTCCCATACGGTAGTGGATGGTTTTAACGGGCAGGCAGTATTTCCGTTGGTCGCATTGGTACTATTAGCGGCCTCTTATTATTGCTATCATCAGTTGCGCCGGGCTGTTCCTGTCAGAGGCCATAACACTGTTCACTACAGCGTAGGTTAA
- a CDS encoding VOC family protein, with amino-acid sequence MKDDVSINRIVPNIYSDDLEKSKAFYQGFLNMNIVMDQGWVVTFASDKNPLAQVNILENKKKEVLNNERIFLSVEVSDVNKMHQKAKELKLKIVYPITDEPWGVRRFFVKDPNGATINLVAHRN; translated from the coding sequence ATGAAAGATGATGTTTCCATAAACAGGATTGTACCGAATATCTATTCAGACGACCTGGAAAAAAGTAAGGCTTTTTACCAGGGCTTTCTGAACATGAATATTGTGATGGACCAGGGCTGGGTGGTTACTTTTGCTTCTGATAAAAACCCGCTGGCGCAGGTAAACATTCTTGAAAACAAGAAAAAGGAAGTGTTAAACAATGAACGGATCTTTTTGTCGGTAGAGGTTTCTGATGTCAACAAGATGCATCAAAAAGCAAAAGAGCTTAAGCTGAAGATTGTTTACCCTATTACTGACGAGCCCTGGGGTGTACGGCGCTTTTTTGTAAAAGACCCAAACGGGGCCACTATTAACCTTGTTGCGCACCGGAATTAG
- the xrtK gene encoding exosortase K, giving the protein MKITTGYTSTYISGKGFFFETGNVLINKSCSGFSFLLICLVLTALLLMKYCSNEAVFLKRLPAGIAFSFLFTLLVNSSRILTALWIKKIGFQISLMNADTQHELLGAFIYLAYLTAAYLWGDSYLNKKNHENIS; this is encoded by the coding sequence ATAAAAATTACAACAGGCTATACCAGTACTTATATTTCCGGTAAGGGATTTTTCTTTGAAACCGGTAATGTTCTTATCAATAAATCCTGCTCGGGTTTTAGTTTTCTGCTGATCTGTTTAGTGCTGACGGCGCTGCTTTTAATGAAGTATTGCAGCAATGAAGCTGTATTTCTAAAAAGACTGCCTGCCGGAATTGCTTTCAGCTTTTTATTTACCCTGTTGGTAAACAGCTCCCGTATTCTTACAGCGTTGTGGATCAAAAAAATTGGCTTCCAAATATCCCTGATGAATGCAGATACCCAGCATGAACTTTTAGGGGCATTTATTTACCTCGCTTATCTGACTGCTGCTTACTTATGGGGTGACAGCTATCTCAATAAAAAAAATCATGAAAACATTTCTTAA
- a CDS encoding DUF4153 domain-containing protein: protein MKKNIALFTGVAAFVALFYGQEVGLNGCLLALLLWIFLLITSEKSGHTPQFRWLSGALLVSVCAFAWYGDFISFAAVFSTLVLLVCKVSTPFLNVLLVPLAAAVNFMSFVFRAPFVGRWLPVNSLFKGHFYKQALYYFLIPGVLAIGFIAVYSASSNLFQSFFHFNWNADFFQVLFLSIAGFFIMFSFLHYWAPEALISYNEKLGDHFSTEMHRMAANEPQLHFYRKSGEISLILLNGIVVFFIITYCVEHFGSEAADNSLSDALHERVYLLIFSIIMAISVIMLFFKGGLNFDTKAGLLKTGAFTWILLNGLLVAIVALKNNQYVAAYGLTFKRVGVYIFLLLCAAGLVLTALKIKKQRTNCFLLNRMVWLVYGTLIIGCAINWSWIVTRYNLSHASALDKNYLYHLPYNKQLLYNARLLPATELNNIKSEHTARPFLSQRLYYRLLNP, encoded by the coding sequence GTGAAAAAGAACATTGCCTTATTTACAGGAGTGGCAGCCTTTGTTGCCTTATTTTATGGCCAGGAAGTTGGTCTGAACGGTTGCCTTTTGGCGTTGTTGCTGTGGATCTTTCTTTTGATAACATCAGAAAAGAGTGGACATACCCCGCAGTTCCGGTGGTTGTCCGGGGCATTGCTGGTATCCGTTTGCGCATTTGCATGGTATGGCGATTTTATTTCTTTTGCGGCTGTTTTTTCCACCCTTGTACTTCTTGTATGTAAGGTCAGCACTCCCTTCCTGAATGTGTTACTGGTGCCATTGGCAGCGGCAGTAAATTTTATGAGTTTTGTTTTCAGGGCACCTTTTGTGGGCCGCTGGCTGCCGGTGAACTCTCTCTTTAAAGGTCATTTCTATAAACAGGCGCTTTATTATTTCCTGATCCCCGGCGTGCTGGCGATCGGTTTTATTGCAGTATACAGCGCCAGCAGCAACCTGTTCCAATCTTTTTTCCATTTTAACTGGAACGCTGATTTTTTTCAGGTACTTTTTTTAAGTATTGCCGGCTTTTTTATCATGTTCAGTTTTCTTCACTATTGGGCGCCTGAAGCGCTGATCAGCTATAATGAAAAATTAGGGGACCATTTTTCAACAGAAATGCACCGCATGGCCGCAAATGAGCCGCAACTGCATTTTTACCGCAAAAGCGGGGAAATATCCCTGATCCTGTTAAACGGCATTGTTGTTTTTTTCATCATAACTTATTGTGTTGAGCATTTTGGCAGTGAAGCAGCTGATAACAGCCTCAGTGATGCATTGCATGAGCGGGTATACCTGTTGATCTTTTCCATCATAATGGCTATTTCCGTGATCATGTTGTTTTTTAAAGGCGGCCTCAATTTTGATACAAAGGCCGGATTACTAAAAACAGGCGCTTTTACCTGGATCCTGCTGAATGGGCTGCTGGTGGCAATAGTAGCATTAAAAAACAACCAGTATGTTGCAGCTTACGGGCTTACTTTTAAAAGGGTGGGCGTATACATTTTTCTGTTGCTGTGCGCTGCAGGCCTTGTCTTAACGGCTTTAAAGATCAAAAAGCAAAGAACCAACTGCTTTTTGCTGAACCGCATGGTATGGCTGGTTTACGGCACGCTCATCATTGGCTGTGCGATCAACTGGAGCTGGATCGTAACCCGGTATAACCTCAGCCATGCAAGTGCACTGGATAAAAACTATCTTTATCATCTCCCGTATAACAAACAACTGCTTTACAATGCCCGGCTTCTTCCGGCAACTGAGCTCAACAACATAAAATCAGAACACACCGCCCGCCCTTTCCTGTCGCAACGTTTGTATTACCGGTTGCTGAATCCCTGA
- a CDS encoding winged helix-turn-helix domain-containing protein: MSIIEKLNKDFESRVRLGIMSVLAVNNWVDFLEMKEHLGVTDGNLASHITALENKKYIEVKKEFVGRKTKTSYKATKAGKEAFVQHINALEKLLK; encoded by the coding sequence ATGAGTATTATTGAAAAATTAAATAAAGATTTTGAAAGCAGGGTGCGGCTGGGCATTATGTCCGTACTGGCAGTGAACAACTGGGTTGACTTCCTGGAAATGAAAGAGCACCTGGGGGTAACGGATGGCAATCTTGCCAGCCACATTACGGCGTTGGAAAATAAAAAATACATTGAGGTGAAAAAAGAATTTGTAGGCAGGAAAACAAAAACATCCTACAAGGCAACAAAGGCTGGGAAAGAGGCTTTTGTACAGCATATTAACGCATTGGAAAAATTGCTGAAATAA
- the surE gene encoding 5'/3'-nucleotidase SurE: MAIKKKGSKKEEPIILVTNDDGVAALGIRNLVEAVRGLGKIVVVAPDKPQSGMGHAITIGHPLRLYEVELFEGIKAYSCSGTPVDCVKLAVDKILHRKPDICISGINHGSNHSINVIYSGTMSAAMEAAIESIPAVGFSLMDYSAEPDFKASRHYARLIVEKMLRKKLPQHFLLNVNIPKADITQLKGYRICKQAYAKYQEKFIERKDPHGRSYYWLTGEFVNFDRSKDTDVWALANGYVSVVPVEFDLTDYGLKQKLEKDWGESK; the protein is encoded by the coding sequence ATGGCAATAAAGAAAAAAGGAAGTAAGAAGGAGGAGCCGATCATCCTGGTAACCAATGATGACGGCGTTGCAGCTTTGGGCATCCGGAACCTGGTAGAAGCAGTACGGGGGCTTGGGAAAATTGTAGTGGTAGCGCCGGATAAGCCACAGTCGGGTATGGGACATGCCATTACCATTGGTCATCCCCTGCGCCTGTATGAAGTGGAACTGTTTGAGGGCATTAAAGCCTATTCCTGCTCCGGAACACCGGTAGATTGTGTAAAACTGGCCGTAGATAAGATCCTGCACCGTAAGCCGGACATCTGCATCAGCGGGATCAATCATGGCTCCAACCATAGCATTAATGTGATCTACTCAGGCACTATGTCTGCCGCAATGGAAGCAGCCATTGAAAGCATTCCCGCAGTTGGTTTTTCCCTGATGGACTATTCAGCAGAGCCGGATTTTAAAGCGTCCAGGCACTATGCACGTTTGATCGTTGAAAAAATGTTGCGCAAAAAACTGCCACAGCATTTTTTGCTGAACGTAAATATTCCAAAAGCGGATATTACCCAATTAAAAGGATACAGGATCTGCAAACAGGCGTATGCCAAATACCAGGAAAAATTTATTGAGCGCAAAGACCCTCATGGCCGCAGCTATTACTGGCTCACCGGTGAGTTTGTGAACTTTGACCGGTCAAAAGACACGGATGTATGGGCTTTGGCCAACGGGTATGTAAGCGTGGTACCGGTAGAATTTGACCTGACCGATTATGGCCTGAAGCAAAAACTGGAAAAAGACTGGGGGGAATCAAAATAG
- the lpxB gene encoding lipid-A-disaccharide synthase, with product MPQQPRYYIIAGEASGDLHGSNLVAALKKLQPGCIIRGWGGSRMQAAGMDLVKHYKDLAFMGFAEVVMNLKTIFRNLSFCKKDILAFRPDVLVLIDYPGFNLRIAKWAKEQGLKVIYYISPQVWAWKEGRVKMMKRCIDQMLVILPFEQEYYKNKWNWEVAYIGHPLIEEIDQKKKAGTDLIIKDANGHPVTRPVIALLPGSRKQEIEKKLPVMLAVSKNFPDYQFVVAQAPAVEDAFYKQFTGSYPNISTVQNRTYDILLQATAALVTSGTATLETALFGVPEVVCYKGSEISYQIAKRVISIQYISLVNLIMNREVVKELIQGAMNEQNITAELNALLFNEQRRLQIKNDYNQLYRLLAAEGDASRKAAEIIINSAAQ from the coding sequence GTGCCGCAACAACCCAGATATTATATTATTGCCGGAGAAGCTTCCGGAGATTTGCACGGCAGCAACCTGGTAGCCGCCCTGAAAAAATTACAGCCCGGCTGTATCATTCGTGGCTGGGGTGGCAGCAGAATGCAGGCTGCCGGGATGGATCTTGTAAAACATTATAAAGACCTTGCCTTTATGGGCTTTGCGGAAGTGGTGATGAATTTAAAAACCATTTTCCGCAACCTCAGTTTCTGTAAAAAGGATATCCTGGCCTTTCGGCCGGATGTACTGGTGCTGATCGATTATCCCGGTTTCAATTTACGCATTGCCAAATGGGCCAAAGAGCAGGGATTAAAGGTGATCTATTATATTTCACCCCAGGTATGGGCCTGGAAGGAAGGACGTGTAAAAATGATGAAGCGCTGCATTGATCAAATGCTGGTGATCCTGCCCTTTGAACAGGAATATTATAAAAATAAATGGAACTGGGAAGTGGCCTATATTGGCCATCCGCTGATAGAAGAGATCGATCAGAAAAAGAAGGCCGGAACGGATCTGATCATCAAAGATGCCAATGGGCACCCAGTAACCAGGCCTGTTATAGCGTTACTGCCGGGCAGCCGGAAACAGGAGATTGAAAAAAAACTGCCGGTAATGCTGGCCGTAAGCAAAAATTTTCCGGACTACCAGTTTGTGGTAGCACAAGCGCCCGCAGTAGAAGATGCCTTTTACAAACAATTCACCGGCTCCTACCCTAATATCAGCACTGTTCAGAACCGTACGTATGATATATTGCTGCAGGCAACCGCAGCATTGGTAACATCGGGCACTGCAACACTGGAGACCGCCCTGTTTGGAGTTCCGGAAGTAGTTTGCTATAAAGGCTCCGAGATCAGCTACCAGATCGCAAAACGCGTTATCAGCATTCAATATATTTCACTGGTCAATTTAATTATGAACAGGGAGGTTGTAAAAGAGCTGATCCAGGGCGCAATGAATGAACAAAATATTACGGCTGAATTAAATGCCTTACTGTTTAATGAGCAGCGCCGGTTACAAATAAAAAATGACTATAATCAGCTATACCGGTTACTGGCTGCAGAAGGCGATGCATCCCGCAAAGCGGCGGAAATCATTATTAATTCAGCGGCGCAGTAA
- a CDS encoding DUF6728 family protein, which produces MGVWNQIAQYLFLKKKDPNQPKSKWVGYMHGINRLSILLFLAALIVIIVKLLLRR; this is translated from the coding sequence ATGGGAGTGTGGAATCAGATAGCCCAGTATTTATTTCTAAAGAAAAAAGACCCGAACCAGCCTAAGAGTAAATGGGTGGGTTATATGCATGGCATCAACCGGCTGAGTATTTTGCTGTTTCTGGCGGCTCTTATCGTTATTATTGTAAAACTATTACTGCGCCGCTGA
- a CDS encoding IS1096 element passenger TnpR family protein produces the protein MAILKFRVYFEEDDSIYRDIVVKHTQTFFQLHEAILGAFEFDNKHQATFFRSNDHWQKGREISLEAYKDRSYKVAPLLMRDTTIGSEIKNTNQRFTYTYDFQKHWDFLIELINVSKDADAVAEYPKITRVEGISPKQYGTKGLLGEKFADIEEKYDLSKSAEGFGEKGADGEDVGYEDNGDEYTSDELDV, from the coding sequence ATGGCTATTTTAAAATTCAGGGTATATTTTGAAGAAGATGACAGTATTTACAGGGATATTGTGGTGAAGCATACCCAAACATTTTTTCAATTACATGAAGCGATCCTTGGGGCATTTGAGTTCGACAATAAACATCAGGCTACTTTTTTCAGGAGCAATGATCACTGGCAAAAAGGGCGTGAAATTTCGCTGGAAGCCTATAAAGACCGCAGCTATAAAGTAGCTCCCCTGCTGATGCGGGATACCACCATCGGTTCTGAAATAAAAAATACGAATCAGCGCTTTACCTACACGTATGATTTTCAGAAACATTGGGATTTCCTGATTGAGCTGATCAATGTTTCCAAAGACGCGGATGCAGTTGCCGAGTACCCGAAAATCACCAGAGTGGAAGGCATCAGCCCCAAACAATACGGAACAAAAGGCCTGCTGGGTGAAAAATTTGCCGATATAGAGGAGAAATACGACCTCTCCAAAAGCGCAGAAGGCTTTGGCGAAAAAGGTGCCGACGGAGAAGATGTGGGTTATGAAGATAACGGAGATGAATACACTTCTGATGAACTGGATGTTTAA
- the miaA gene encoding tRNA (adenosine(37)-N6)-dimethylallyltransferase MiaA gives MAVSHTPDKNPLLIVIAGPTAVGKTAVAIEVAKQLGTVILSADSRQCFKELNIGVARPSTEELNAVPHYFIASHSIHDAMSAAIYEAYALDLLEQLFDQYPVIVVTGGTGLYIKALLDGMDPIPSIPEELRKRIIAFYNTNGIEWLKQELQLKDPLFAARGEMQNPRRMMRALEVMESTGRSILEYQSNHKAERFFNSLCIGLELPRAMLYERIDQRVYTMMAAGLEEEVKSLRPLRTANALQTVGYQELFHYFDGMLTKDQAIHQIQRNTRHYAKRQLTWFKKQAAFHWLDATAAQSVILPFIQPYLPETKK, from the coding sequence ATGGCAGTTTCGCACACTCCCGATAAAAACCCCCTTTTAATCGTAATTGCCGGGCCAACCGCCGTAGGAAAAACCGCCGTTGCCATTGAAGTGGCCAAACAACTGGGCACGGTTATTCTTTCTGCAGACAGCCGGCAATGTTTTAAAGAGCTGAACATTGGAGTAGCGCGCCCCTCAACAGAAGAGTTGAATGCTGTTCCCCACTATTTTATTGCTTCACACAGCATTCATGATGCCATGAGCGCTGCCATTTATGAAGCATACGCGCTTGATCTCCTTGAGCAATTATTCGACCAATATCCCGTTATTGTTGTAACCGGGGGAACCGGTTTGTATATTAAAGCACTGCTGGACGGTATGGATCCGATACCTTCTATTCCCGAAGAGTTACGGAAGCGCATTATTGCTTTCTATAATACCAATGGCATTGAATGGCTAAAACAGGAGCTACAGCTAAAGGACCCCTTATTTGCCGCCAGGGGTGAAATGCAAAACCCCCGGCGCATGATGCGAGCCCTGGAAGTGATGGAAAGCACCGGGAGGTCGATACTGGAATACCAGTCTAATCATAAAGCCGAACGCTTTTTTAACAGTCTCTGCATCGGGCTGGAACTGCCCCGTGCTATGCTTTATGAAAGAATTGACCAGCGGGTATATACTATGATGGCAGCCGGGCTGGAAGAGGAGGTAAAAAGCCTGCGGCCTTTAAGAACAGCAAATGCGCTGCAAACAGTGGGTTACCAGGAACTGTTTCATTATTTTGACGGCATGCTTACCAAAGACCAGGCCATCCACCAGATCCAGCGAAATACCCGGCATTATGCCAAACGCCAGTTAACCTGGTTTAAAAAACAGGCAGCCTTTCACTGGCTGGATGCCACCGCCGCTCAAAGCGTTATTTTGCCATTCATACAACCCTACTTACCCGAAACAAAAAAATAA
- a CDS encoding GbsR/MarR family transcriptional regulator → MQFTEAKKDLYQDMVSFYADLYGLPPLNAKIYAYMLFDIRHEGFTFDELLNRFNVSKSSLSNSLQMLAKYKFIEYITPIDSRKRYYRINPKFMEIRFGNVLDKLLSEKELMQRMMQCNKQQKQPNDVVIKAIDQYVSILDTHIKTFEDTLKKVKTLHK, encoded by the coding sequence ATGCAGTTTACTGAAGCAAAAAAAGATTTATACCAGGATATGGTCAGCTTTTATGCAGACCTCTATGGGCTGCCGCCATTGAATGCCAAGATCTACGCATATATGCTATTCGATATAAGGCATGAAGGATTTACCTTTGATGAGCTTTTAAACCGGTTTAACGTAAGTAAGAGCTCTTTATCGAATAGCTTACAGATGTTAGCCAAATACAAGTTCATTGAGTACATTACCCCGATTGATTCGCGTAAACGCTATTACCGCATCAATCCGAAGTTTATGGAGATCCGGTTCGGGAATGTGCTTGACAAACTGCTCTCAGAAAAAGAGCTGATGCAACGGATGATGCAGTGCAACAAGCAGCAGAAACAACCCAATGATGTGGTGATCAAAGCCATTGATCAGTATGTGTCCATCCTGGACACCCATATTAAAACATTCGAAGACACTTTAAAAAAAGTAAAAACCTTACATAAATAA